In Bos indicus isolate NIAB-ARS_2022 breed Sahiwal x Tharparkar chromosome 2, NIAB-ARS_B.indTharparkar_mat_pri_1.0, whole genome shotgun sequence, a single genomic region encodes these proteins:
- the SLC23A3 gene encoding solute carrier family 23 member 3 isoform X1 → MSQSPPNAIQLQSVGSQGTLATLPRPPDVQNPSSDSWASLCGPPPWGLSCLLALQHILVLASLLCASHLLLLQSLPAGGLSFSPAQLLASSLFACGVSTSLQTWMGSRLPLVQAPSLQFLIPALVLTSQKLPLALRTPGNSSLVLRLCGGPGCHGLELWNTSIREVSGAVVVSGLLQAILGLLGGPGHLFPRCGPLVLAPSLVVAGLSVYREVALLCSTHWGLASLLIVLMVVCSQHLGSCLLPPRHWRPASTSSTHTHILAFRLLSVLIPVACVWIVSALLGLSIIPGELSAPTKAPWFWLPHPAEWDWPLLTPRALAAGISMALAASTSSLGCYALCGQLLRLPSPPPHACSRGLSLEGLGSVLAGLLGSPMGTASSFPNVGTVGLLQAGPRRVAHLVGLFCMALGLSPRLAQLLTTIPLPVLGGVLGVTQAMVLSTGFSSFHLADIDSGRNVFIVGFSIFMALLLPRWFREASVLLKTGWSPLDVLLRSLLTEPIFLAGLLGFLLENTIPGTRLERGLGQGLPPPFTAREAPMPQKSREKADQEYELPFSIQNLCPCIPQPLRCLCPLPQDSGNEERGPSEPGETADLLPDFGDQCPQPSRGQSQ, encoded by the exons ATGAGCCAGTCACCCCCCAACGCCATACAGCTCCAGTCTGTGGGTTCCCAGGGCACCCTGGCTACCCTGCCACGGCCACCCGATGTCCAAAATCCCTCCTCTGACTCTTGGGCCTCTCTGTGTGGGCCTCCTCCTTGGGGCCTCAGCTGTCTTCTGGCTCTGCAG CATATCTTGGTGTTGGCTTCTCTACTCTGCGCCTCCCACCTGCTCCTGCTTCAAAGTCTCCCAGCAGGAGGACTCTCTTTCTCCCCTGCCCAGCTCCTGGCTTCCAGCCTCTTTGCATGTGGCGTGTCTACCTCCCTGCAAACTTGGATGGGCAGCAG GCTGCCTCTTGTCCAGGCTCCATCCTTACAGTTTCTTATCCCCGCCTTGGTGCTGACCAGTCAGAAATTACCTCTGGCTCTCCGGACACCTGGAAACT cctcccttgtgCTGCGCCTCTGTGGGGGGCCTGGCTGCCATGGCTTGGAGCTCTGGAACACTTCTATCCGAGAG GTGTCCGGGGCTGTGGTGGTCTCTGGGCTGCTGCAGGCCATTCTGGGGCTGTTGGGGGGTCCTGGCCACTTGTTCCCCCGCTGTGGGCCCCTAGTGCTGGCCCCCAGCCTGGTTGTGGCAGGGCTCTCTGTCTACAGGGAAGTAGCTCTGCTCTGCTCCACTCACTGGGGCCTGGCATCGCT GCTGATTGTGCTCATGGTGGTCTGTTCTCAGCACCTGGGCTCCTGCCTGCTACCCCCACGCCACTGGAGGCCAGCTTCAACCTCTTCAACCCATACTCACATCTTGGCCTTCAGGCTCCTCTCG GTGCTGATCCCAGTGGCCTGTGTGTGGATTGTCTCTGCCCTTCTGGGTCTCAGCATCATCCCCGGGGAGTTGTCTGCCCCCACCAAGGCACCATGGTTTTGGCTGCCTCATCCAG ctgAGTGGGACTGGCCCTTGCTGACACCCAGGGCTCTGGCTGCAGGCATCTCCATGGCCTTGGCAGCCTCCACCAGCTCCCTGGGCTGCTATGCCCTCTGTGGCCAGCTGCTGCGTTTGCCTTCTCCACCTCCGCATGCCTGTAGCCGAGGGCTGAGCCTGGAGGGACTGGGCAGTGTGCTGGCTGGGCTTTTGGGAAGCCCCATGGGCACTGCATCCAGCTTCCCCAACGTGGGCACAGTGGGTCTTCTCCAG GCTGGACCTCGGCGAGTGGCCCACTTGGTGGGGTTGTTCTGCATGGCGCTGGGGCTCTCCCCGAGGCTAGCCCAGCTCCTCACCACCATCCCGCTGCCTGTGCTTG GTGGGGTGCTGGGAGTGACCCAGGCCATGGTTCTGTCTACTGGATTCTCCAGCTTCCACTTGGCTGACATTGACTCTGGGCGGAATGTCTTCATTGTTGGCTTCTCCATCTTCATGGCCCTGTTACTGCCGAGGTGGTTTCGGGAAGCTTCAGTCCTACTGAAAAcag GCTGGAGCCCTTTGGATGTGCTACTGCGCTCATTGCTCACAGAGCCCATCTTCCTGGCGGGACTCTTGGGCTTCCTCCTAGAGAACACCATCCCTG GCACACGGCTTGAGCGAGGCCTAGGGCAAGGGCTGCCACCTCCTTTTACTGCCCGAGAGGCTCCGATGCCTCAGAAGTCTAGGGAGAAGGCAGATCAAGAGTACGAGCTTCCTTTCTCCATCcaaaacctgtgtccctgcattccCCAACCCCTCCGTTGCCTCTGCCCGCTGCCCCAAGACTCTGGGAATGAGGAAAGAGGGCCCTCTGAGCCTGGAGAGACAGCTGACTTGTTGCCTGACTTTGGGGACCAGTGCCCTCAGCCTAGCAGAGGACAGTCCCAGTAA
- the SLC23A3 gene encoding solute carrier family 23 member 3 isoform X3 yields the protein MSQSPPNAIQLQSVGSQGTLATLPRPPDVQNPSSDSWASLCGPPPWGLSCLLALQHILVLASLLCASHLLLLQSLPAGGLSFSPAQLLASSLFACGVSTSLQTWMGSRLPLVQAPSLQFLIPALVLTSQKLPLALRTPGNSSLVLRLCGGPGCHGLELWNTSIREVSGAVVVSGLLQAILGLLGGPGHLFPRCGPLVLAPSLVVAGLSVYREVALLCSTHWGLASLTWAPACYPHATGGQLQPLQPILTSWPSGSSRCLPPPRHHGFGCLIQAGPRRVAHLVGLFCMALGLSPRLAQLLTTIPLPVLGGVLGVTQAMVLSTGFSSFHLADIDSGRNVFIVGFSIFMALLLPRWFREASVLLKTGWSPLDVLLRSLLTEPIFLAGLLGFLLENTIPGTRLERGLGQGLPPPFTAREAPMPQKSREKADQEYELPFSIQNLCPCIPQPLRCLCPLPQDSGNEERGPSEPGETADLLPDFGDQCPQPSRGQSQ from the exons ATGAGCCAGTCACCCCCCAACGCCATACAGCTCCAGTCTGTGGGTTCCCAGGGCACCCTGGCTACCCTGCCACGGCCACCCGATGTCCAAAATCCCTCCTCTGACTCTTGGGCCTCTCTGTGTGGGCCTCCTCCTTGGGGCCTCAGCTGTCTTCTGGCTCTGCAG CATATCTTGGTGTTGGCTTCTCTACTCTGCGCCTCCCACCTGCTCCTGCTTCAAAGTCTCCCAGCAGGAGGACTCTCTTTCTCCCCTGCCCAGCTCCTGGCTTCCAGCCTCTTTGCATGTGGCGTGTCTACCTCCCTGCAAACTTGGATGGGCAGCAG GCTGCCTCTTGTCCAGGCTCCATCCTTACAGTTTCTTATCCCCGCCTTGGTGCTGACCAGTCAGAAATTACCTCTGGCTCTCCGGACACCTGGAAACT cctcccttgtgCTGCGCCTCTGTGGGGGGCCTGGCTGCCATGGCTTGGAGCTCTGGAACACTTCTATCCGAGAG GTGTCCGGGGCTGTGGTGGTCTCTGGGCTGCTGCAGGCCATTCTGGGGCTGTTGGGGGGTCCTGGCCACTTGTTCCCCCGCTGTGGGCCCCTAGTGCTGGCCCCCAGCCTGGTTGTGGCAGGGCTCTCTGTCTACAGGGAAGTAGCTCTGCTCTGCTCCACTCACTGGGGCCTGGCATCGCT CACCTGGGCTCCTGCCTGCTACCCCCACGCCACTGGAGGCCAGCTTCAACCTCTTCAACCCATACTCACATCTTGGCCTTCAGGCTCCTCTCG TTGTCTGCCCCCACCAAGGCACCATGGTTTTGGCTGCCTCATCCAG GCTGGACCTCGGCGAGTGGCCCACTTGGTGGGGTTGTTCTGCATGGCGCTGGGGCTCTCCCCGAGGCTAGCCCAGCTCCTCACCACCATCCCGCTGCCTGTGCTTG GTGGGGTGCTGGGAGTGACCCAGGCCATGGTTCTGTCTACTGGATTCTCCAGCTTCCACTTGGCTGACATTGACTCTGGGCGGAATGTCTTCATTGTTGGCTTCTCCATCTTCATGGCCCTGTTACTGCCGAGGTGGTTTCGGGAAGCTTCAGTCCTACTGAAAAcag GCTGGAGCCCTTTGGATGTGCTACTGCGCTCATTGCTCACAGAGCCCATCTTCCTGGCGGGACTCTTGGGCTTCCTCCTAGAGAACACCATCCCTG GCACACGGCTTGAGCGAGGCCTAGGGCAAGGGCTGCCACCTCCTTTTACTGCCCGAGAGGCTCCGATGCCTCAGAAGTCTAGGGAGAAGGCAGATCAAGAGTACGAGCTTCCTTTCTCCATCcaaaacctgtgtccctgcattccCCAACCCCTCCGTTGCCTCTGCCCGCTGCCCCAAGACTCTGGGAATGAGGAAAGAGGGCCCTCTGAGCCTGGAGAGACAGCTGACTTGTTGCCTGACTTTGGGGACCAGTGCCCTCAGCCTAGCAGAGGACAGTCCCAGTAA
- the SLC23A3 gene encoding solute carrier family 23 member 3 isoform X2 gives MSQSPPNAIQLQSVGSQGTLATLPRPPDVQNPSSDSWASLCGPPPWGLSCLLALQHILVLASLLCASHLLLLQSLPAGGLSFSPAQLLASSLFACGVSTSLQTWMGSRLPLVQAPSLQFLIPALVLTSQKLPLALRTPGNCEHRARAQASLVLRLCGGPGCHGLELWNTSIREVSGAVVVSGLLQAILGLLGGPGHLFPRCGPLVLAPSLVVAGLSVYREVALLCSTHWGLASLLIVLMVVCSQHLGSCLLPPRHWRPASTSSTHTHILAFRLLSVLIPVACVWIVSALLGLSIIPGELSAPTKAPWFWLPHPAEWDWPLLTPRALAAGISMALAASTSSLGCYALCGQLLRLPSPPPHACSRGLSLEGLGSVLAGLLGSPMGTASSFPNVGTVGLLQAGPRRVAHLVGLFCMALGLSPRLAQLLTTIPLPVLGGVLGVTQAMVLSTGFSSFHLADIDSGRNVFIVGFSIFMALLLPRWFREASVLLKTGWSPLDVLLRSLLTEPIFLAGLLGFLLENTIPGTRLERGLGQGLPPPFTAREAPMPQKSREKADQEYELPFSIQNLCPCIPQPLRCLCPLPQDSGNEERGPSEPGETADLLPDFGDQCPQPSRGQSQ, from the exons ATGAGCCAGTCACCCCCCAACGCCATACAGCTCCAGTCTGTGGGTTCCCAGGGCACCCTGGCTACCCTGCCACGGCCACCCGATGTCCAAAATCCCTCCTCTGACTCTTGGGCCTCTCTGTGTGGGCCTCCTCCTTGGGGCCTCAGCTGTCTTCTGGCTCTGCAG CATATCTTGGTGTTGGCTTCTCTACTCTGCGCCTCCCACCTGCTCCTGCTTCAAAGTCTCCCAGCAGGAGGACTCTCTTTCTCCCCTGCCCAGCTCCTGGCTTCCAGCCTCTTTGCATGTGGCGTGTCTACCTCCCTGCAAACTTGGATGGGCAGCAG GCTGCCTCTTGTCCAGGCTCCATCCTTACAGTTTCTTATCCCCGCCTTGGTGCTGACCAGTCAGAAATTACCTCTGGCTCTCCGGACACCTGGAAACTGTGAGCACAGAGCAAGGGCACAGG cctcccttgtgCTGCGCCTCTGTGGGGGGCCTGGCTGCCATGGCTTGGAGCTCTGGAACACTTCTATCCGAGAG GTGTCCGGGGCTGTGGTGGTCTCTGGGCTGCTGCAGGCCATTCTGGGGCTGTTGGGGGGTCCTGGCCACTTGTTCCCCCGCTGTGGGCCCCTAGTGCTGGCCCCCAGCCTGGTTGTGGCAGGGCTCTCTGTCTACAGGGAAGTAGCTCTGCTCTGCTCCACTCACTGGGGCCTGGCATCGCT GCTGATTGTGCTCATGGTGGTCTGTTCTCAGCACCTGGGCTCCTGCCTGCTACCCCCACGCCACTGGAGGCCAGCTTCAACCTCTTCAACCCATACTCACATCTTGGCCTTCAGGCTCCTCTCG GTGCTGATCCCAGTGGCCTGTGTGTGGATTGTCTCTGCCCTTCTGGGTCTCAGCATCATCCCCGGGGAGTTGTCTGCCCCCACCAAGGCACCATGGTTTTGGCTGCCTCATCCAG ctgAGTGGGACTGGCCCTTGCTGACACCCAGGGCTCTGGCTGCAGGCATCTCCATGGCCTTGGCAGCCTCCACCAGCTCCCTGGGCTGCTATGCCCTCTGTGGCCAGCTGCTGCGTTTGCCTTCTCCACCTCCGCATGCCTGTAGCCGAGGGCTGAGCCTGGAGGGACTGGGCAGTGTGCTGGCTGGGCTTTTGGGAAGCCCCATGGGCACTGCATCCAGCTTCCCCAACGTGGGCACAGTGGGTCTTCTCCAG GCTGGACCTCGGCGAGTGGCCCACTTGGTGGGGTTGTTCTGCATGGCGCTGGGGCTCTCCCCGAGGCTAGCCCAGCTCCTCACCACCATCCCGCTGCCTGTGCTTG GTGGGGTGCTGGGAGTGACCCAGGCCATGGTTCTGTCTACTGGATTCTCCAGCTTCCACTTGGCTGACATTGACTCTGGGCGGAATGTCTTCATTGTTGGCTTCTCCATCTTCATGGCCCTGTTACTGCCGAGGTGGTTTCGGGAAGCTTCAGTCCTACTGAAAAcag GCTGGAGCCCTTTGGATGTGCTACTGCGCTCATTGCTCACAGAGCCCATCTTCCTGGCGGGACTCTTGGGCTTCCTCCTAGAGAACACCATCCCTG GCACACGGCTTGAGCGAGGCCTAGGGCAAGGGCTGCCACCTCCTTTTACTGCCCGAGAGGCTCCGATGCCTCAGAAGTCTAGGGAGAAGGCAGATCAAGAGTACGAGCTTCCTTTCTCCATCcaaaacctgtgtccctgcattccCCAACCCCTCCGTTGCCTCTGCCCGCTGCCCCAAGACTCTGGGAATGAGGAAAGAGGGCCCTCTGAGCCTGGAGAGACAGCTGACTTGTTGCCTGACTTTGGGGACCAGTGCCCTCAGCCTAGCAGAGGACAGTCCCAGTAA
- the CNPPD1 gene encoding protein CNPPD1 yields MDLAGLLLDEEGTFSLTGFQDFTFLPGHQKLSARIRRRLYYGWDWETDCTLEELSSPVADIAVELLQKAAPSPIRRLQKKYVAHVSREACISPCAMMLALVYIERLRHRNPDYLQHVSSSDLFLISMMVASKYLYDEGEEEEVFNDEWGAAGGVAVPTLNALERGFLSAMDWRLYTDPREIFEVLSWLEGCVAEQQGRRRGWYTYTDLCVLLEQPAWQLVLGSLCQQLAKLSCLLAMAYVSSVALAVASMAVIHQSLGLSCSPPPGPPDLGLASRCLLEPCIPSPMPQCLPSPANVSGCLEGNVVLRSLWGSLLVSLTPPPLPPPDPPAPPILLHNCPLCQKLQKDSPTCRACHHLNHTVPTGPPSPWSHSHGLAPPWPWSPMPPLLPQPQQCSLFSIMELARLKSFIFPG; encoded by the exons ATGGACCTGGCCGGGCTCCTGCTAGACGAAGAAGGCACCTTCTCCCTCACCGGCTTCCAGGACTTCACG TTCCTCCCAGGACACCAGAAGCTGAGTGCCCGGATCCGAAGGAGACTCTACTATGGCTGGGACTGGGAAACTGACTGTACCCTGGAGGAGCTCTCCAGCCCGGTGGCAG ATATTGCTGTGGAACTCCTCCAGAAGGCAGCCCCCAGTCCTATTCGCCGGCTCCAGAAGAAATATGTAGCCCACGTGTCCCG AGAGGCTTGCATCTCTCCGTGTGCTATGATGCTGGCTCTGGTATACATTGAGCGGCTCCGGCATAGAAACCCAGACTACCTACAGCATGTGTCATCCTCTGACTTGTTCCTGATCTCCATG aTGGTGGCCAGTAAGTACCTCTATGAtgaaggggaggaagaagaggtcTTCAATGATGAATGGGGAGCTGCTGGGGGTGTGGCCGTGCCCACTCTCAATGCCCTGGAGAGGGGCTTCCTGAGTGCCATG GATTGGCGGCTCTACACTGATCCTCGGGAAATCTTTGAGGTTCTGAGCTGGCTGGAGGGCTG CGTGGCTGAGCAGCAGGGGCGCCGGCGGGGCTGGTACACCTACACAGACCTGTGTGTGCTGCTGGAGCAGCCTGCCTGGCAACTGGTGCTGGGCTCCCTCTGCCAGCAGCTGGCAAAG CTGTCCTGCCTGTTGGCTATGGCATATGTGAGCAGCGTGGCCCTCGCCGTGGCATCGATGGCCGTAATACACCAGTCCTTAGGGCTGTCCTGCAGCCCCCCGCCTGGCCCTCCAGACCTTGGACTGGCCTCCAGGTGCCTTTTGGAACCCTGCATACCTTCTCCCATGCCACAGTGCCTGCCGTCTCCTGCTAATGTCTCCGGCTGCCTGGAAGGCAATGTAGTGTTGCGTTCACTGTGGGGCAGTCTGCTAGTCTCGCTGACTCCCCCACCATTGCCTCCTCCGGACCCTCCTGCTCCCCCCATTCTTCTTCACAACTGCCCCCTTTGCCAGAAGCTCCAGAAGGACTCCCCAACCTGCCGTGCCTGCCACCACCTCAACCATACTGTCCCCACGGGGCCCCCCAGTCCTTGGTCCCACTCCCATGGCCTGGCTCCCCCCTGGCCTTGGAGCCCAATGCCCCCTCTGCTTCCACAGCCCCAGCAATGTTCCCTTTTCAGCATCATGGAACTGGCCCGCCTGAAGTCTTTCATTTTCCCAGGCTAG